A region from the Solibacillus sp. FSL H8-0523 genome encodes:
- a CDS encoding DMT family transporter, with amino-acid sequence MSIKKANFLLVLVTVAWGASYLFTKTAVAELAPFTLIAYRFLLAFFITALVFWKQIKKTNKETILASAVQGFLMAVVCILFAYALRVTEASVAGFLIATTVIIVPMLMIGITRKLPSRQIVIGGVVTLMGLALFSLKGSFSVSVGMVLCLITAFLYAVHIILNNQFVQKINSIQLGVYQLFFTGFFSLIGALINEPLVLPQTSAGWGSLIMLAIFCSAFAIIVQSIAQQHTSAVSTGFIFSLEPIFAAMFAFAFLGERMDNQEIIGALFIFAGVLAANYTPPKTKRLVQTA; translated from the coding sequence ATGAGTATTAAAAAAGCAAACTTCCTATTAGTGCTGGTCACGGTTGCATGGGGAGCTTCGTATTTATTTACCAAAACAGCAGTAGCAGAGTTAGCACCGTTTACGCTAATTGCGTACCGTTTTTTATTAGCATTTTTCATTACAGCCCTTGTCTTTTGGAAGCAAATTAAAAAGACGAATAAGGAAACGATTTTGGCTAGTGCCGTGCAAGGATTCTTAATGGCAGTTGTCTGTATTTTATTTGCCTATGCACTACGCGTTACAGAAGCGTCCGTTGCGGGTTTTTTGATTGCCACAACGGTTATTATTGTACCGATGCTCATGATAGGTATTACACGTAAACTGCCTTCACGCCAAATTGTTATTGGTGGCGTTGTCACATTAATGGGGTTAGCCTTATTTTCGTTAAAGGGCTCATTTTCTGTCAGTGTCGGGATGGTGTTGTGTTTAATTACCGCCTTTTTATACGCCGTACATATTATATTGAATAACCAATTTGTGCAAAAGATCAATAGTATACAGCTTGGGGTATACCAATTGTTTTTCACCGGCTTCTTTAGCTTAATTGGTGCACTCATTAACGAACCGCTTGTGTTGCCGCAAACTTCAGCAGGCTGGGGGTCGTTGATTATGCTGGCGATTTTCTGTTCGGCCTTTGCGATCATCGTCCAATCGATTGCACAACAGCACACGTCCGCTGTTTCAACTGGATTTATTTTCTCATTAGAACCAATCTTTGCCGCGATGTTTGCCTTTGCATTTTTAGGCGAACGTATGGACAACCAGGAAATAATCGGTGCGTTGTTTATTTTTGCCGGGGTGTTAGCGGCAAACTATACACCACCTAAAACGAAAAGGCTCGTCCAAACAGCATAA
- a CDS encoding SDR family oxidoreductase, protein MNVLITGAAGYLGRQLVANLLKTTAHRIIAADIRDESPFEAHENLSYVKLDVRSNEAVQIFKDYHVQTVVHLASIVTPGKKSNREFEYSVDVLGTKNILQACISADVKRIIVSSSGAAYGYYHDNAPWLKETDPIRGNKAFAYSYHKRLVEEILEDFRIQFPQLEQTIFRIGTILGDQVKNQITNLFEQKYLIGIAGSDSPFVFIWDQDVVRCFASAIDSEKTGIYNLAGDGALTVQELGILLNKRVIKIPAPVVSKALFVLKRLNLTQYGEEQVDFLRYRPVLSNEKLKEAFGFIPEKTSLEVFEYYMRSRWKQMDLQMN, encoded by the coding sequence ATGAATGTGTTAATTACTGGGGCGGCGGGTTATTTAGGGCGCCAGCTTGTGGCCAATTTGCTGAAAACAACCGCACACCGGATTATTGCAGCTGATATACGAGACGAATCACCATTTGAAGCGCACGAAAATTTAAGCTATGTGAAGCTGGATGTTCGTTCAAATGAAGCCGTGCAAATTTTTAAAGATTATCACGTGCAAACCGTTGTGCATTTAGCGTCCATTGTGACACCAGGAAAAAAGAGCAATCGTGAATTTGAGTATTCGGTTGATGTCCTTGGCACAAAAAACATTTTGCAGGCATGTATTAGCGCGGATGTGAAGCGAATCATTGTTTCATCAAGTGGTGCGGCGTATGGCTATTACCATGATAATGCACCATGGCTGAAGGAAACAGATCCAATCAGAGGAAATAAAGCGTTTGCCTATTCGTATCACAAACGTTTAGTAGAGGAAATTCTAGAAGATTTTCGTATCCAGTTTCCACAGCTCGAGCAAACGATTTTCCGAATTGGTACGATATTAGGCGATCAAGTAAAAAATCAAATTACGAACTTATTCGAGCAGAAGTATTTGATTGGGATTGCGGGTTCAGATAGTCCATTTGTGTTCATTTGGGATCAGGATGTGGTGCGTTGCTTTGCAAGTGCGATTGATAGCGAAAAGACGGGGATTTACAACTTGGCTGGTGATGGGGCGTTAACGGTGCAGGAGCTCGGGATATTACTCAATAAACGTGTCATTAAAATTCCAGCACCCGTCGTGTCGAAAGCATTATTTGTGTTAAAACGACTGAACTTAACACAGTATGGCGAGGAACAGGTCGATTTTTTACGCTATCGCCCGGTGTTAAGCAATGAAAAGTTAAAGGAAGCGTTCGGCTTTATTCCTGAAAAGACATCACTCGAAGTGTTTGAGTATTATATGCGTAGCCGCTGGAAGCAGATGGATTTACAAATGAACTGA
- a CDS encoding GntR family transcriptional regulator: protein MNFESPIPLHIQLKDFIKNEIVEGNFVEKIPSERELMERFSVSRSTVRESVNHLVQEGVLQKIHGKGTFITTNKALHDWLNTLNSFTETVRQMGMKPGAKLLSAETIRDFDYGNKVLQQSELFMIARLRTANQIPIAIERHYYTPQLGQEIARYNLDEATIYDLIENELNIAIVEAEQTIRCREISKDDAQYLQLTPHTNALCVERVLLGRNGQVIEYYESLFHPELYSLKLKTKRAMRGN, encoded by the coding sequence ATGAATTTTGAAAGTCCAATACCACTACACATTCAGTTAAAGGACTTTATTAAAAATGAAATTGTGGAAGGGAATTTTGTTGAAAAAATTCCGAGTGAACGCGAATTGATGGAGCGCTTTTCAGTCAGTCGTTCCACAGTCAGGGAATCGGTCAATCATCTTGTGCAAGAAGGGGTACTGCAAAAAATTCATGGCAAAGGGACATTTATTACAACGAACAAGGCGCTGCACGATTGGTTGAATACGCTGAATAGCTTTACTGAAACTGTAAGACAAATGGGTATGAAGCCTGGTGCGAAGCTACTAAGTGCTGAAACAATCCGCGATTTTGATTACGGAAACAAGGTGTTGCAGCAGTCTGAGCTGTTTATGATTGCCCGACTTCGTACCGCGAACCAAATTCCAATCGCGATTGAGCGCCATTATTACACACCGCAGCTCGGTCAAGAAATTGCCCGCTACAATTTAGATGAGGCAACGATTTATGATTTGATTGAAAATGAACTAAACATCGCGATCGTTGAGGCAGAGCAAACGATTCGCTGTCGCGAAATTTCAAAAGACGATGCGCAATATTTACAGCTAACACCACACACAAATGCGCTATGTGTGGAGCGTGTGTTACTCGGACGTAACGGGCAAGTCATTGAATATTACGAGAGCTTATTTCATCCAGAATTATATTCATTAAAGCTAAAAACAAAGCGTGCGATGAGGGGGAATTAA
- a CDS encoding amino acid permease, which produces MEQHELKRDLKNRHVQLIAIGGTIGTGLFLGSGKAIALAGPSIILAYLIVGIAIFFVMRALGELLLSKGGYSSFTEFATEYLGDWAGYVTGWTYWFCWIMTAMADIIAVGMYTQYWFDIPQWVPAIICLVVLLALNLLTVKLFGELEFWFALIKIITIVALIAIGIVLLVIGFETDSGKVAVSNLWEHGGLFPNGAFGFLMAFQMVVFAFVGVELVGVSAAETANPQKNIPSAINKIPLRILLFYVGALFVILTINPWDTLSAESSPFVQVFALVGIPVAAGLINFVVLTSAASAGNSGLFSTSRMLFSLGKNKQAPASMAKLNKNAVPQNGLVLSAIVVSIGALLSYLMPENAFSVVTTISAICFIWVWSIILISHIIYKKRHPELHKASHFKAPLTPFINYVVLAFFAFLLVVMAVSEATRMALLLTPIWFVMLFVLYFMRKK; this is translated from the coding sequence TTGGAACAACATGAATTAAAGCGCGACCTAAAAAACCGTCATGTACAATTGATTGCGATTGGTGGAACAATCGGAACGGGGCTGTTTTTAGGGTCAGGTAAAGCGATTGCACTCGCAGGGCCATCAATCATTTTAGCTTACTTAATCGTAGGTATTGCCATTTTCTTCGTCATGCGTGCGTTAGGGGAGTTATTACTATCAAAAGGCGGCTATTCTTCATTTACGGAATTTGCCACAGAATATTTAGGAGACTGGGCAGGCTATGTAACCGGCTGGACGTATTGGTTTTGCTGGATCATGACCGCAATGGCTGACATTATCGCGGTCGGGATGTACACGCAGTACTGGTTTGATATCCCGCAATGGGTACCAGCAATCATCTGTTTAGTTGTGTTATTAGCACTGAATTTATTAACGGTGAAACTATTTGGGGAACTCGAATTCTGGTTCGCCTTAATTAAAATTATTACGATTGTTGCATTAATCGCAATCGGTATTGTGTTACTAGTTATTGGCTTTGAAACAGATTCAGGGAAAGTAGCGGTATCGAATCTTTGGGAGCACGGAGGGTTATTCCCGAACGGTGCATTTGGCTTCTTAATGGCCTTCCAAATGGTCGTCTTCGCCTTTGTTGGGGTAGAGTTAGTTGGGGTTTCGGCTGCAGAAACAGCGAATCCGCAAAAAAATATTCCTTCAGCGATTAACAAAATTCCATTACGTATTTTATTATTCTACGTAGGGGCATTATTTGTAATTTTAACAATCAACCCATGGGATACGCTAAGCGCTGAGAGCTCACCATTCGTGCAAGTGTTTGCATTAGTAGGGATTCCAGTTGCAGCAGGTTTAATTAACTTTGTTGTGTTAACGTCAGCAGCATCAGCTGGTAACAGTGGCTTATTCTCAACGAGCCGTATGCTATTTAGCTTAGGGAAAAACAAGCAAGCGCCGGCATCTATGGCGAAATTAAACAAAAATGCTGTCCCACAAAACGGTTTGGTGTTATCGGCGATTGTGGTTTCAATCGGTGCGTTACTAAGCTATTTAATGCCCGAAAATGCATTTAGTGTGGTAACGACGATCAGTGCAATCTGCTTTATTTGGGTATGGAGCATTATTTTGATCTCACATATCATCTACAAAAAGCGTCACCCAGAATTGCACAAAGCATCGCACTTTAAAGCACCATTAACACCATTTATCAACTATGTCGTATTAGCATTCTTTGCGTTTTTATTAGTGGTAATGGCGGTTTCTGAAGCAACGCGTATGGCATTACTATTAACACCAATTTGGTTTGTGATGCTGTTTGTTCTATACTTCATGCGTAAAAAATAA
- a CDS encoding dehydrogenase produces MKRIFVLLLVLFVASLTACNKTDQVKPVSGDGYQEVKEPSNENALDYELLLHLDSIPHELGISMALVEKESLYQSWAEIFHFETIPNVDFEKEEVLFVTAYSNGCGLVVDTVTQQADTLYVELNYPEELRNKKNLVCTEIALSNTYVMKMPKTGATKGTLTAPGTVLLEKQSILP; encoded by the coding sequence ATGAAAAGGATTTTTGTGCTGTTATTGGTACTGTTTGTAGCGAGTTTGACTGCATGTAACAAGACAGATCAAGTGAAGCCCGTTTCAGGCGATGGATATCAGGAGGTAAAGGAGCCATCTAACGAAAATGCACTAGATTATGAGCTCTTGTTGCATCTTGATTCCATACCACACGAGCTAGGAATTTCGATGGCTCTCGTAGAGAAGGAGTCACTGTATCAATCTTGGGCAGAAATTTTCCATTTTGAGACAATCCCCAACGTTGATTTTGAGAAAGAAGAGGTACTCTTTGTGACAGCTTATTCGAATGGCTGTGGCCTAGTGGTGGATACAGTGACGCAACAAGCAGATACGCTTTACGTTGAGCTAAATTACCCAGAAGAACTGCGCAACAAAAAAAACCTCGTTTGTACAGAAATCGCCCTGTCAAATACGTATGTCATGAAAATGCCAAAAACTGGCGCGACAAAAGGGACATTAACAGCTCCTGGTACGGTGTTATTAGAAAAACAATCGATTTTACCTTAG
- a CDS encoding GNAT family N-acetyltransferase, producing MKLSFENIHIFAQLERETDLYKHYQLDEVKDRYDSNFIEFNSVPNLSELQAALAYLRQMHRKGGRQFLKVVFPQDQEIPYELRQFLLDHNYGIGILEMYAIKPNVFSRAPLRPEVLISFVTDETLEGYLKIHYEDALEWGESYARANREMLINDYHLQRKKQIVAVLHGEVIGAVDVIASQELVEIDNLYVLPAHQKRGVGTKLQQFVMKYFADKTIILVADGEDTPREMYTKQGYSYIGKQYSALKTSLD from the coding sequence ATGAAATTATCATTTGAAAATATTCATATATTTGCACAACTTGAAAGAGAAACCGACCTTTATAAGCACTATCAACTCGATGAAGTAAAAGATCGTTATGATAGTAATTTTATTGAATTCAACTCGGTACCGAATTTGTCGGAACTACAGGCGGCGCTTGCTTATTTAAGACAAATGCATCGCAAGGGCGGGCGTCAGTTTTTGAAAGTTGTTTTCCCACAGGATCAAGAAATTCCTTATGAGTTGCGTCAGTTCTTACTAGACCATAACTATGGAATTGGCATTTTAGAAATGTACGCCATTAAACCAAATGTTTTTTCACGAGCGCCACTTCGACCAGAAGTATTGATTTCTTTTGTAACGGACGAAACATTGGAAGGGTATTTAAAGATTCATTATGAAGATGCGTTGGAATGGGGAGAGTCCTATGCCCGTGCAAACCGAGAAATGTTAATAAACGATTATCACCTTCAACGAAAAAAACAAATTGTCGCTGTTTTACATGGAGAGGTCATCGGGGCAGTTGATGTCATTGCGTCTCAAGAACTTGTAGAAATTGATAATCTTTATGTGTTGCCAGCCCATCAAAAACGAGGGGTTGGGACGAAACTGCAGCAATTTGTGATGAAGTATTTTGCCGATAAAACGATTATTTTAGTGGCGGACGGCGAGGATACGCCAAGAGAAATGTATACAAAGCAGGGGTATTCCTATATCGGTAAGCAATACAGTGCCTTAAAAACTTCATTAGACTAA
- a CDS encoding bile acid:sodium symporter family protein, which translates to MGIDQIQVNFSESALLVMNIVIGFIMFGVALDLQIGDFKRSLRSPKPVLIGLACQFLLLPAITFVIVTIVQPAPSIALGLFLVAACPGGNLSNFLTHLAKGNTPLSISMSAISTVLAIVMTPLNTVFWASQYGPTKEIIQSFSISVTDMFTTIFFMLGLPLILGMYIRYKMPKFAARFNQIMMKLSIVVFVLFVIVMVANNWDAFMTHVGAVVLVVMLQNALAIGIGYFAARSLRVKARDRRAIAIEVGIQNSGLGLVLIFNFFGGLGGMALVAAFWGIWHIVSGLTIALFWSRRQPSDEEVPVVQEVRV; encoded by the coding sequence ATGGGAATTGATCAAATCCAAGTTAACTTTAGTGAATCCGCTTTACTTGTCATGAACATTGTCATTGGGTTTATTATGTTTGGGGTGGCGCTTGATTTACAAATTGGTGATTTCAAACGTTCCCTGCGTTCACCAAAGCCGGTACTCATTGGCCTCGCGTGTCAGTTTTTATTACTACCGGCTATTACCTTTGTCATTGTGACGATTGTTCAGCCGGCACCGAGTATTGCGTTAGGATTATTTTTAGTCGCGGCTTGTCCTGGTGGGAATTTATCGAACTTTTTAACCCATTTAGCAAAGGGCAATACGCCGTTATCGATTAGTATGTCAGCCATTTCAACGGTACTGGCGATTGTCATGACACCGCTCAACACCGTATTTTGGGCATCGCAGTATGGTCCGACGAAAGAAATCATTCAATCTTTTAGCATTAGTGTGACGGATATGTTTACAACGATTTTCTTCATGCTGGGCTTACCGCTAATACTAGGGATGTATATTCGCTACAAAATGCCGAAGTTTGCCGCTCGCTTTAATCAAATTATGATGAAGTTATCCATTGTCGTGTTTGTCCTATTCGTTATTGTTATGGTTGCGAATAACTGGGATGCGTTTATGACACATGTTGGCGCGGTCGTGCTTGTTGTTATGCTTCAAAATGCACTGGCGATTGGGATTGGTTACTTTGCGGCGCGTTCTTTACGTGTGAAGGCCCGTGATCGTCGTGCGATTGCGATTGAAGTGGGGATTCAAAACTCAGGTCTTGGCTTAGTGTTGATTTTTAACTTCTTTGGTGGCCTTGGTGGCATGGCGCTTGTGGCAGCATTTTGGGGAATTTGGCATATCGTTTCAGGGCTGACAATCGCGCTGTTTTGGTCCCGAAGACAGCCAAGTGATGAGGAAGTACCTGTTGTGCAGGAGGTACGTGTATGA
- a CDS encoding methyl-accepting chemotaxis protein, with product MRLLKNLKVYHKLLLIITIGILLAIMIAGLSFKQSHSMSKNIEAIYEEKFIPNDWLSNAISVNLRINSIIIEMMKATSKSEKEALYNELNTGVDRVLDELGQYDKMDLTDEERQGLASFYDAVERLTGKQDEVIRLALIGENDAAYALFKDGVQTSREDLITALQSLQQFKTEQTEQIVADSIASANANNRNNIIINIIGIIILVALGLAISRMVTKPLTQLREQLEKVQNGDFTVRGSYQSNDEIGQLTQSFNHTFDSLRLVLDKVKQSSEHVDNTSQELMANVSQSTSAAEHVVASIQEISSGAEQTQYRLEINAPIIDRIAQSFSAIQQNIQAVETIAGVAIHEANQGAVIVSENVKQMKNIKNSIQQSNSVVQTLANQVGEVDEILKVIDSISQQTNLLALNAAIEAARAGDHGKGFAVVADEVRKLAEQSLEATKSVAHILSIIKQDTAESVQIMNVVIGEADNGLEITETTAKKFDDILENTSEIAPVLSQATSSVQNIVGDFDTFTGSADTILSIAINNAKSSEMVSTASEQQAAAMEDMHQSSQSLANVATELNDVVKKFTL from the coding sequence ATGAGATTACTAAAAAATTTAAAAGTTTATCACAAATTATTACTAATTATTACAATCGGCATTCTCTTGGCAATTATGATTGCCGGTTTATCGTTTAAGCAAAGTCATTCGATGTCAAAAAACATCGAAGCCATTTACGAAGAAAAATTCATTCCAAATGACTGGTTAAGTAATGCCATCTCTGTAAACTTACGTATTAACTCGATTATTATCGAGATGATGAAAGCCACTTCAAAAAGTGAAAAAGAGGCATTATACAACGAGTTAAACACGGGTGTTGACCGCGTGTTAGATGAATTAGGTCAATACGATAAAATGGACTTAACTGATGAAGAACGACAAGGGTTAGCATCTTTTTATGATGCAGTAGAGCGTCTAACAGGTAAGCAAGATGAGGTCATTCGTTTAGCGTTAATTGGTGAAAATGACGCAGCGTATGCACTATTTAAAGACGGGGTTCAAACTTCGCGTGAAGATTTAATTACGGCACTGCAAAGCTTACAGCAGTTCAAGACAGAGCAAACAGAACAAATCGTTGCAGACAGTATTGCATCCGCTAATGCAAATAACCGCAACAACATTATCATTAATATTATCGGGATAATTATTTTAGTGGCGTTAGGCTTAGCGATTTCTCGTATGGTCACAAAGCCATTAACGCAATTGCGAGAGCAATTAGAAAAAGTACAAAATGGCGATTTCACCGTTCGTGGTAGTTATCAGTCGAACGACGAAATCGGCCAATTAACACAGTCGTTCAATCACACATTTGATTCACTTCGACTTGTGCTTGATAAAGTAAAGCAATCCTCAGAGCATGTCGACAATACGTCTCAAGAATTAATGGCCAATGTGTCACAGTCTACTTCTGCTGCGGAGCATGTAGTTGCTTCGATCCAAGAAATTTCTTCTGGTGCAGAGCAGACACAATACCGCTTAGAGATAAATGCACCAATTATTGACCGCATTGCCCAGAGCTTCTCTGCGATTCAGCAAAACATTCAAGCGGTTGAAACGATTGCGGGTGTTGCCATTCATGAGGCCAATCAAGGTGCGGTTATCGTTTCTGAAAACGTAAAACAAATGAAAAACATTAAAAATTCGATTCAGCAGTCAAATAGTGTTGTCCAAACGCTAGCAAACCAAGTTGGCGAAGTCGATGAAATCTTAAAAGTAATCGATAGCATTTCACAGCAAACGAACCTTTTAGCGCTCAATGCAGCTATTGAAGCGGCACGTGCTGGCGACCATGGTAAAGGCTTTGCTGTTGTAGCAGATGAAGTGCGTAAACTAGCTGAGCAATCATTAGAGGCAACAAAATCAGTCGCACATATTTTATCAATTATTAAACAAGACACAGCCGAATCAGTTCAAATTATGAATGTTGTAATTGGTGAAGCGGATAATGGTTTAGAAATTACCGAAACCACTGCAAAGAAATTCGATGATATTTTAGAAAACACCTCTGAAATCGCACCGGTTTTATCACAAGCAACGTCTTCTGTACAAAATATTGTAGGTGACTTCGATACATTTACAGGTAGCGCAGATACGATTTTATCAATCGCCATTAACAATGCGAAAAGTAGTGAAATGGTTTCTACTGCTTCGGAGCAACAAGCAGCGGCAATGGAAGATATGCATCAGTCAAGCCAAAGCTTAGCCAATGTGGCAACCGAGTTAAATGACGTCGTGAAGAAATTTACATTATAA
- a CDS encoding thiamine pyrophosphate-binding protein, protein MVQLTGGEVIAKMLAKEGVDNVFGIIDGTYFGFYSNLQKHDIRLISPRHETSAAHMAGAYARVTNKLGVCMASNGPGVANILPGLVVEEAEGNRVLCITSARRTGIMYPDRGGTYQCFDQTGTIKQFAKWSEAVPSFDRIPEMLRMALRKCYEGRPGVVHLDIPENILNSKQNCDINFWEPSQYRMMELPKASDYQVKRTAELLKSANFPIIHAGSGVIHAGAKQELTEVATKLNAMVTTSWAGRGAMSETHDLMMPMVHIEANNNVRNDADVVLILGSRVGETDWWGKAPYWNAQQTVIQVDLEPGILGANKPAELLVQADIKSFLAQLLLELESDVAPSMDTHREQLIQKHLATKKAHRKKLDEHLADKNVPMNPAQIPYYAQKAFPKNTPLVIDGGNTAIWTNFYYEVNDEMPVLSTFKFGMLGAGPGQAMGAAVAKPGQPVVCIIGDGAMGFHPQEIETAIRNNLHVVFIVLCDKQWGMVKMNQHFALRPLKTMWKKTLDPHESINADLGEIRFDLLAQAMGAHGEYVDNPTKLEQALQKSIEVGKCTVIHAEVDPVKHMWAPGLRYFKDMHAEPKGK, encoded by the coding sequence ATGGTACAACTAACAGGTGGAGAAGTAATCGCAAAAATGTTGGCAAAAGAAGGGGTAGACAACGTTTTTGGCATTATTGATGGCACGTATTTTGGCTTTTATTCAAATTTACAAAAACATGATATTCGTTTAATTTCACCACGTCATGAAACGAGTGCCGCACATATGGCAGGCGCTTATGCACGTGTGACAAATAAATTAGGGGTATGTATGGCAAGTAACGGACCAGGTGTTGCCAACATTTTACCTGGACTTGTTGTCGAAGAAGCGGAAGGAAATCGTGTACTGTGTATCACGAGTGCACGCCGTACCGGAATAATGTACCCAGACCGCGGAGGCACATACCAGTGCTTTGATCAAACAGGAACGATTAAGCAGTTTGCGAAGTGGAGTGAAGCGGTACCATCATTTGACCGCATTCCCGAAATGCTGCGTATGGCGCTACGAAAATGCTATGAAGGTCGTCCAGGTGTCGTTCATCTAGACATTCCTGAAAACATCTTAAATAGTAAGCAAAATTGTGACATCAATTTTTGGGAGCCGTCACAATACCGCATGATGGAGCTACCAAAAGCGTCAGATTATCAAGTGAAGCGTACAGCAGAGCTACTAAAGTCTGCGAACTTCCCAATTATTCATGCAGGAAGTGGCGTGATCCATGCAGGAGCCAAGCAGGAATTAACCGAAGTTGCGACAAAGCTCAATGCCATGGTCACAACAAGCTGGGCAGGGCGCGGGGCGATGAGTGAAACGCATGATTTAATGATGCCAATGGTGCATATCGAAGCAAATAACAATGTACGTAATGATGCAGATGTCGTGCTCATTCTCGGATCACGCGTAGGGGAAACCGATTGGTGGGGGAAAGCGCCGTACTGGAATGCACAGCAAACCGTCATTCAAGTAGATTTAGAGCCAGGTATTTTAGGGGCCAATAAACCAGCCGAACTCCTTGTTCAAGCAGACATTAAATCATTTTTAGCGCAGCTGTTACTAGAGCTTGAAAGTGATGTTGCGCCTTCAATGGATACGCACCGCGAGCAACTGATTCAAAAGCATCTAGCAACGAAGAAAGCGCATCGTAAAAAGCTAGATGAGCATTTAGCTGATAAAAATGTACCGATGAACCCGGCACAAATTCCGTATTACGCGCAAAAGGCATTCCCGAAAAATACACCGCTTGTCATTGACGGCGGCAATACCGCGATTTGGACGAACTTCTATTATGAAGTGAACGATGAAATGCCGGTGCTTTCTACATTTAAATTCGGGATGCTTGGTGCAGGTCCTGGGCAAGCAATGGGCGCGGCAGTCGCAAAGCCAGGCCAACCTGTTGTCTGTATAATCGGAGACGGCGCAATGGGCTTCCATCCACAGGAAATCGAAACAGCGATTCGCAACAATTTACATGTTGTATTCATCGTCCTATGTGATAAACAGTGGGGTATGGTAAAAATGAATCAGCATTTCGCGCTACGCCCACTGAAAACTATGTGGAAGAAAACGTTGGATCCTCATGAAAGCATTAACGCCGATTTAGGTGAAATTCGCTTTGATTTACTCGCACAAGCAATGGGCGCACATGGGGAGTATGTAGACAATCCGACGAAGTTAGAACAGGCATTACAAAAGTCGATTGAAGTAGGGAAATGTACGGTCATTCACGCAGAAGTGGACCCGGTAAAACATATGTGGGCTCCTGGCTTACGTTACTTTAAAGACATGCACGCTGAACCGAAAGGAAAATAG
- a CDS encoding iron-containing alcohol dehydrogenase yields the protein MGNLFLPKEVRLGQNRVDELVEIAEGLHMKKAFVLYSKSAVGQRLTTLQAQFTQAVFYGMPKGEPTTTMLQVALQHLMSEQCDGVIAIGGGSVMDLAKALAVLAKMPELTLSEIATTKRIERLPLVAVPTTAGTGSEATMVTVIIDEEKGMKLNPGHPALIPDVVILDAILTANVPKSVTAFTGLDALTHAIEAFVSTNATPLSDFYALEAVRLLTDHIEVVYEEPHNLAAREGMLLGSFYAGIAFSNASTNLAHATGRALGTKFHLPHGQSVALMHPFVVEYSMESCRERYDEIAEQIGLEQGEQLILYLQGLNDQFGVWQSAKNVVDQLTVETIKDMTNSALNGNGILTNRQVPTAQQIEQLFIQLRKRLQHKGDFAWYN from the coding sequence GTGGGCAATCTTTTTTTACCAAAAGAGGTGCGATTAGGACAAAATCGCGTGGATGAGCTAGTGGAAATTGCTGAAGGTTTGCACATGAAAAAAGCCTTTGTACTTTATAGTAAGAGTGCGGTCGGACAGCGCTTAACTACACTTCAAGCGCAGTTTACACAAGCCGTATTTTACGGAATGCCAAAAGGGGAACCAACGACAACGATGTTACAAGTTGCACTTCAGCATCTCATGTCTGAGCAATGTGATGGGGTCATCGCGATTGGTGGCGGTAGCGTGATGGACTTAGCAAAAGCATTAGCGGTGCTAGCAAAAATGCCCGAGTTAACGTTATCAGAAATTGCTACGACAAAAAGAATTGAGCGTTTACCACTCGTTGCCGTACCGACTACAGCAGGAACGGGTTCTGAAGCGACGATGGTAACGGTCATTATTGATGAAGAAAAGGGCATGAAACTAAATCCAGGGCATCCAGCACTGATCCCAGATGTGGTCATTCTTGATGCAATCCTAACTGCAAACGTACCAAAAAGTGTTACAGCATTTACAGGGCTAGACGCGCTGACCCATGCGATTGAAGCGTTTGTCTCAACAAATGCGACGCCACTCAGTGATTTTTATGCACTGGAAGCAGTGAGGCTCCTGACAGATCATATAGAAGTTGTTTACGAAGAGCCACACAATCTCGCAGCACGTGAAGGGATGTTACTCGGTAGCTTTTATGCGGGGATCGCTTTTTCAAATGCCTCGACGAATTTAGCGCATGCCACAGGACGCGCACTCGGCACGAAATTTCATTTACCACACGGGCAAAGTGTCGCGCTCATGCACCCATTTGTCGTGGAATATAGTATGGAAAGTTGCCGTGAACGCTACGACGAAATCGCCGAGCAAATCGGTCTTGAACAGGGCGAGCAGCTTATCCTCTATTTGCAAGGATTAAACGACCAATTTGGCGTTTGGCAAAGTGCAAAGAACGTCGTTGACCAATTAACAGTAGAGACAATCAAAGACATGACAAACAGCGCGCTGAATGGCAACGGAATTTTAACAAATCGCCAAGTACCAACCGCGCAGCAAATCGAGCAATTATTTATTCAGTTAAGAAAGCGTTTACAACATAAGGGGGATTTCGCATGGTACAACTAA